In Desulfomonilia bacterium, one genomic interval encodes:
- a CDS encoding HU family DNA-binding protein — translation MNKSELIEELSMKLALHPKKSEAVVNTVFDSIIKSLKDSQRVEIRGFGSFMIRNYKPYVGRNPKSGEKIKVRPKSLPFFKTGKDMRDRVNASR, via the coding sequence GTGAATAAGTCTGAATTAATTGAAGAACTGTCAATGAAACTGGCGCTCCACCCCAAGAAATCGGAGGCAGTGGTCAATACTGTTTTCGATTCCATAATCAAGTCCCTTAAAGATTCCCAGAGGGTCGAAATCAGAGGATTCGGCAGCTTCATGATCAGGAATTACAAACCATATGTGGGGAGAAACCCTAAAAGCGGCGAGAAAATCAAGGTTAGACCCAAAAGTCTTCCGTTCTTCAAAACCGGAAAGGACATGAGGGACAGAGTCAACGCATCCAGATAA
- a CDS encoding pseudouridine synthase, which translates to MSRRAADNAIASARVSINGHIASIGETIDPETDDIRLDGEPLYQSRKYYLAVYKPKYMITTMKDPEGRACINDLIPEKYKGVFPVGRLDFDAEGLLILTNDGDMANAIHHPTHNLGKVYIVDLRPEASAAALRKMSKGVEIDGIVTREALVERIQDVKGMTTVRITLKQGLKNQIKRMAEAVGLNVVSIKRIAIGPISLGKMRPREIRELGDPEVRALLNMQKKQKLA; encoded by the coding sequence ATGTCAAGACGTGCGGCTGACAACGCAATCGCGTCGGCAAGGGTTTCAATAAACGGCCATATCGCATCGATCGGCGAAACAATAGACCCTGAAACAGATGATATTCGGCTCGACGGAGAGCCTCTTTATCAAAGCAGGAAATATTATCTGGCGGTCTACAAGCCTAAATACATGATCACGACAATGAAGGATCCCGAAGGCCGGGCATGCATCAATGATCTGATCCCCGAAAAATACAAAGGCGTCTTCCCGGTCGGCAGGCTGGATTTTGATGCGGAAGGGCTTTTGATCCTTACCAACGACGGCGATATGGCAAATGCCATCCATCACCCGACGCACAATTTGGGAAAAGTATATATTGTTGATCTGAGGCCCGAAGCATCCGCCGCGGCGCTCCGTAAAATGTCCAAAGGTGTTGAAATTGACGGAATAGTTACAAGAGAGGCGCTTGTTGAAAGAATACAAGATGTAAAAGGCATGACAACTGTCAGAATCACGTTAAAGCAGGGCCTTAAAAATCAGATAAAAAGAATGGCTGAAGCTGTAGGGCTTAATGTAGTTTCAATCAAAAGGATTGCAATAGGGCCCATATCGCTCGGAAAAATGAGGCCGCGTGAGATCAGGGAATTGGGGGATCCGGAAGTGAGAGCATTATTAAATATGCAAAAAAAGCAGAAACTTGCTTGA
- a CDS encoding sigma-54 dependent transcriptional regulator: MDKHKIENIIGTSEKMIKIFDLISKIANTDSTVLILGESGTGKELVARAIHGKSRRSRLPFVPVNCGAIPEELLESELFGHEKGAFTGAFRMHTGRFEIAAGGSIFLDEISEMSPNLQVKLLRVLQEKEFERVGGINTIKANVRIIAATNKNLEEEVDKGHFREDLYYRLNVIPIILPPLRERPDDIPALIKFFIEKNVREKSMEAIEINTQVMQHLMNYRWPGNVRELENLIERLSVLCNGNPVTTEDLPEKILSGQVRGSGASLDFILPDEGIDLSDVVSDFEKNIIIQALKKSGWIKNRAAKLLNLNRTTLVEKIKKQGIQS; the protein is encoded by the coding sequence ATGGACAAGCACAAAATCGAGAACATAATCGGCACTTCAGAGAAAATGATCAAGATTTTTGATCTCATATCGAAGATTGCAAACACTGACTCAACCGTGCTCATCCTGGGAGAATCAGGTACCGGCAAGGAACTGGTGGCAAGGGCCATCCACGGAAAATCCAGACGATCCCGTCTTCCCTTTGTCCCGGTTAACTGCGGTGCAATACCCGAAGAACTGCTGGAAAGTGAACTGTTCGGACATGAAAAAGGGGCCTTCACCGGCGCATTCAGGATGCACACGGGCAGGTTTGAAATTGCAGCGGGAGGAAGCATTTTTCTTGATGAAATATCTGAAATGAGCCCGAATCTTCAGGTCAAGCTCCTCAGGGTGCTTCAGGAAAAGGAATTCGAGCGTGTAGGCGGCATTAATACCATCAAGGCCAATGTGCGCATAATCGCCGCAACAAACAAAAACCTCGAGGAAGAAGTCGATAAGGGACACTTCAGGGAAGACCTTTATTACAGGCTGAATGTTATTCCCATCATCCTTCCCCCTCTCAGGGAAAGACCTGACGATATCCCGGCACTCATAAAGTTTTTTATTGAAAAAAATGTAAGAGAAAAATCGATGGAAGCAATAGAGATAAACACGCAGGTCATGCAGCATCTGATGAACTACAGATGGCCCGGCAATGTCAGGGAACTCGAGAATCTTATTGAGAGGCTTTCAGTTCTCTGTAACGGTAATCCTGTGACAACTGAAGACCTGCCGGAAAAGATTCTTTCAGGCCAGGTCCGAGGCTCAGGCGCATCGCTTGACTTCATACTGCCTGACGAGGGTATTGACCTTTCTGATGTGGTCAGTGATTTCGAGAAAAATATTATCATACAGGCGCTCAAAAAATC